The following proteins are co-located in the Roseovarius arcticus genome:
- a CDS encoding NAD-dependent succinate-semialdehyde dehydrogenase produces MSKTDLKSLLKDPSLLADKAYVNGKWVSGDATFDVMNPARGDVVAKVADLSRAQVGEAIAAAEKAQKEWAKWTGKERANVLRKWFDLMMEHQDDLGTILTAEQGKPLAEAKGEVAYGASFIEFFAEEAKRIYGETIPGHQRDKRIMVIKQPIGVAASITPWNFPNAMITRKAAPALAAGCAFVGRPAAETPLSATAMAVLADRAGIPAGVFNIVTSSRSSDVGKEFCENPAVRKLTFTGSTEVGRILLKQAADQVMKCSMELGGNAPFIVFDDADLDAAVEGAILCKFRNNGQTCVCANRIYVQAGVYDTFAEKLKAAVEKLKMGDGMDEGVTLGPLINKDAITKVQEHVADAKSKGGTVIMGGGEPSQREGNFLPPTIITGATQDMQFATDETFGPLAPLFKFEDEDDVIAMANDTIFGLASYFYANDLSRVYKVAEALEYGIVGVNTGIISTEVAPFGGVKQSGLGREGSHHGIEDYLEMKYICMSV; encoded by the coding sequence ATGAGCAAAACAGACCTTAAATCCCTGCTCAAGGACCCCAGCCTGCTGGCCGACAAGGCCTATGTGAACGGCAAGTGGGTTAGCGGCGATGCCACGTTCGACGTGATGAACCCCGCGCGCGGGGACGTCGTGGCCAAGGTTGCCGACCTTAGCCGCGCTCAGGTCGGTGAGGCGATTGCCGCCGCCGAAAAGGCGCAAAAGGAATGGGCCAAGTGGACCGGCAAGGAGCGCGCAAATGTGCTGCGCAAATGGTTCGACCTGATGATGGAACATCAGGATGATCTGGGCACCATCCTGACCGCCGAGCAAGGCAAGCCGCTGGCCGAAGCCAAGGGCGAAGTCGCCTATGGCGCGTCCTTCATCGAGTTTTTCGCCGAAGAGGCCAAGCGCATCTACGGCGAGACGATCCCCGGCCACCAGCGGGACAAGCGTATTATGGTGATCAAGCAGCCCATCGGCGTTGCCGCATCCATCACGCCTTGGAACTTCCCCAATGCGATGATCACGCGCAAGGCCGCACCCGCGCTTGCCGCTGGCTGTGCTTTTGTCGGACGCCCAGCGGCAGAAACGCCGCTGTCGGCCACCGCCATGGCCGTTCTGGCCGACCGTGCGGGCATCCCCGCGGGCGTCTTTAACATCGTGACGTCCTCGCGGTCGTCCGACGTCGGCAAGGAGTTCTGCGAGAATCCTGCCGTGCGCAAGCTGACGTTCACTGGCTCCACCGAAGTTGGTCGCATCTTGCTAAAGCAGGCCGCCGATCAGGTCATGAAATGCTCGATGGAATTGGGCGGCAACGCACCCTTTATCGTATTCGACGATGCGGATTTGGATGCCGCCGTTGAGGGCGCGATTCTGTGCAAGTTCCGAAACAACGGCCAGACCTGCGTCTGCGCGAACCGCATCTATGTGCAGGCCGGCGTTTATGACACCTTCGCCGAAAAGCTGAAGGCAGCCGTTGAAAAGCTGAAGATGGGCGATGGCATGGACGAGGGCGTCACGCTCGGCCCGCTTATTAACAAGGACGCGATCACCAAGGTGCAAGAGCATGTGGCCGACGCGAAATCCAAAGGCGGCACCGTCATCATGGGCGGCGGTGAGCCGTCGCAGCGTGAGGGGAATTTCCTGCCCCCCACCATCATCACGGGCGCGACGCAGGACATGCAGTTCGCCACGGACGAGACGTTCGGCCCACTAGCGCCGCTCTTCAAGTTTGAGGACGAGGATGATGTGATCGCGATGGCCAACGATACAATCTTTGGCCTTGCCAGCTACTTCTATGCCAACGATCTGAGCCGCGTCTACAAGGTGGCCGAAGCGCTGGAATATGGCATTGTCGGTGTGAACACTGGCATCATCTCGACTGAGGTCGCGCCATTCGGCGGCGTCAAGCAATCGGGTCTGGGCCGCGAAGGCAGCCACCACGGCATCGAAGATTATCTGGAGATGAAATACATCTGCATGTCAGTCTAA
- a CDS encoding transporter substrate-binding domain-containing protein, with product MIKFATRAPALALALLFAILISPAPIAAQDTQVPQAQTQETQPEDAAEQATAETGPLIVATKHTPPFAFVGAGGEWSGIAIDAMTAIASDLGRTIEWREDTLDGMLAAVEDGEVDAAIAAITITPAREAKLDFTFPYYTTGLGIAINPDAGSGWFQVVKNLFTWQFAVAIATLSTVLLAAGAAVWAFERRSNEEFPRSTAQGLGDGFWWAAVTMTTVGYGDKSPRTLGGRIVGVIWMFTAMLIVASFTAAIAASLTVGSLGNSIQGVSDLKMHRVGVVTGTTGAEEMAARGIRLARYDSIEDGLQALLDEKIAAFVYDKPLMQYVALNEFESEVQILDDAIGRQDYGIALPTDSELREPMNRALLTYLRSDAWSRVLSRYLGVN from the coding sequence TTGATAAAATTTGCCACACGCGCCCCTGCTCTTGCGCTGGCCCTGCTCTTTGCAATCTTGATCAGCCCGGCGCCGATCGCTGCACAAGATACCCAAGTGCCGCAAGCACAGACCCAAGAGACGCAGCCAGAGGACGCAGCCGAGCAAGCCACCGCTGAGACAGGCCCGCTCATCGTCGCAACCAAACATACACCGCCCTTCGCCTTTGTCGGGGCGGGCGGCGAATGGAGCGGTATTGCCATTGACGCGATGACCGCCATCGCAAGCGATCTAGGCCGCACCATCGAGTGGCGAGAGGATACGCTGGACGGAATGCTGGCGGCAGTGGAGGATGGCGAAGTCGACGCCGCCATCGCCGCGATCACGATCACGCCCGCGCGAGAGGCCAAGCTGGATTTCACCTTTCCCTACTACACGACTGGCCTTGGTATCGCGATAAACCCAGACGCCGGAAGTGGCTGGTTTCAGGTGGTAAAGAACCTCTTTACTTGGCAGTTCGCGGTCGCGATTGCCACGCTTTCGACCGTTCTACTGGCTGCCGGCGCCGCCGTCTGGGCGTTTGAACGGCGCAGCAACGAGGAATTCCCCCGCTCCACGGCCCAAGGTCTGGGCGATGGATTCTGGTGGGCGGCGGTCACGATGACCACAGTCGGCTACGGTGACAAGTCGCCGCGCACTCTGGGCGGGCGGATCGTGGGCGTGATCTGGATGTTTACTGCTATGCTGATCGTCGCCAGCTTTACCGCCGCCATCGCGGCATCGCTGACCGTCGGCAGCCTGGGCAATTCGATCCAAGGGGTGTCGGATCTGAAAATGCACCGCGTCGGCGTCGTCACCGGCACGACGGGGGCCGAGGAAATGGCCGCGCGCGGTATTCGTCTGGCGCGCTACGATAGCATCGAAGACGGCCTGCAGGCGCTGCTGGACGAAAAGATTGCAGCGTTCGTCTATGACAAGCCGCTGATGCAATACGTCGCGCTTAACGAGTTCGAAAGTGAGGTGCAGATTCTGGACGACGCCATAGGCCGGCAGGATTACGGCATCGCCCTGCCTACAGATTCCGAATTGCGCGAGCCGATGAACCGCGCCCTGCTGACCTATCTGCGAAGCGATGCGTGGTCCCGCGTGCTTAGCCGGTATCTGGGCGTGAACTGA
- a CDS encoding P1 family peptidase: protein MTARTGPMNLITDVPGLRIGNAGDTALKSGATVLVADAPFTAGVHVMGGAPGTRETDLLAPDRSVQQVDALVLSGGSAFGLDAASGAADALRAAGRGYAVGDVRVPIVPGAILFDLLNGGEKDWAQNPYKQLGKDALTAADTRFNLGNVGAGMGATTATLKGGLGSASIILPSGHIVGALVAVNALGSATVADGPHFWAAPFEIEGEFGGLGPARYFGDVHLPRTKLAGGNTTIAIVATDAALNQSQCTRLAIAAHDGMARALLPSHTLMDGDLVFAASTGTRPLDAAGDTMLLGHAAATCLARAIARAVYLARPAQGDRLPCWHGRFGKSA, encoded by the coding sequence ATGACCGCTCGCACAGGCCCGATGAACCTTATCACCGACGTGCCGGGGCTGCGTATCGGCAACGCCGGGGACACGGCGCTAAAATCTGGCGCGACGGTGTTGGTTGCTGATGCGCCCTTCACCGCAGGCGTGCACGTCATGGGCGGTGCGCCCGGCACGCGCGAGACGGATCTGCTGGCGCCGGATCGGTCCGTGCAACAAGTAGACGCGTTGGTGCTGTCGGGCGGCTCGGCCTTTGGGCTAGACGCGGCGTCGGGCGCCGCGGATGCGCTACGCGCAGCAGGGCGAGGATATGCCGTTGGCGACGTTCGCGTACCGATCGTCCCGGGCGCGATCCTCTTTGATCTGTTGAATGGCGGGGAAAAGGACTGGGCACAAAATCCCTACAAGCAGCTTGGCAAGGATGCGCTGACGGCGGCGGATACGCGTTTCAATCTGGGCAACGTAGGTGCTGGCATGGGTGCCACGACAGCGACGCTGAAGGGCGGTCTCGGCTCGGCCTCGATTATCCTGCCATCGGGGCACATTGTCGGTGCGTTGGTCGCGGTCAATGCGCTCGGATCGGCCACCGTCGCGGACGGCCCGCATTTCTGGGCAGCGCCGTTCGAGATAGAGGGCGAATTCGGCGGGCTGGGCCCTGCGCGCTATTTTGGCGACGTGCATCTGCCACGCACAAAGCTGGCTGGCGGTAACACGACCATCGCCATCGTCGCGACAGATGCCGCGCTGAACCAATCACAATGCACGCGGCTGGCGATTGCTGCGCATGACGGTATGGCGCGCGCGCTGCTGCCATCGCACACGCTAATGGACGGCGATCTGGTATTCGCTGCCAGCACCGGAACCCGGCCTCTTGATGCTGCCGGCGACACCATGCTGCTAGGCCACGCCGCCGCGACCTGCCTTGCGCGGGCGATCGCGCGCGCGGTCTATCTGGCGCGGCCCGCACAGGGGGATAGACTGCCGTGCTGGCATGGCAGGTTCGGCAAGTCAGCTTAG
- a CDS encoding aminopeptidase P family protein, producing the protein MTERPEMYRFHNGEKAQLQFSSAEYDARLKGLRARMADLGVDVAVFTSMHNIAYYSGFLYCAFGRPCGLVVTADQDVTISAGIDAGQPWRRCHGDNITYTDWQRDNYWRAILSVCGEGKVVGFEADHLTLLQKSKMDSFLKPSKLVDIAPTTMVQRMHKSQAELDLIRRCCKVADVGGYAVKDAVKVGTREIDVAIAGRDAMELEIAKEFPDAEYRDSWVWFQSGINTDGAHNPVTARKLETGDILSLNTFPMISSYYVALERTMFVGEVDDASLKIWEANIAAHEYGMSLLKPGASCSEITHKINDFLQERQLLQYRTFGYGHSFGILSHYYGREAGLELREDIDTVLEPGMVISMEPMLTIANDQLGAGGYREHDVLIITEDGNEDITGYPYGPEFNVVG; encoded by the coding sequence ATGACTGAACGTCCAGAAATGTATCGCTTTCACAATGGTGAAAAGGCTCAGCTGCAATTCAGTAGTGCCGAATATGACGCGCGCCTCAAAGGTCTGCGCGCGCGCATGGCCGACTTGGGGGTCGACGTCGCCGTATTCACCTCGATGCACAATATCGCATATTATTCGGGATTTCTTTACTGTGCCTTTGGTCGCCCTTGCGGCCTTGTCGTCACGGCCGATCAGGATGTGACCATTTCCGCTGGTATCGACGCGGGACAGCCCTGGCGCCGCTGCCATGGCGACAACATTACCTACACCGACTGGCAGCGTGACAACTACTGGCGCGCGATCCTGTCCGTATGCGGCGAGGGCAAAGTCGTCGGCTTTGAGGCCGACCATCTGACGCTGTTGCAAAAGTCCAAGATGGACAGCTTCCTCAAGCCGTCGAAATTGGTCGATATTGCGCCGACGACAATGGTTCAACGCATGCACAAGAGCCAGGCCGAGCTGGACCTGATCCGACGCTGCTGCAAGGTCGCGGACGTGGGCGGCTACGCCGTCAAGGACGCGGTCAAGGTCGGCACGCGCGAGATTGACGTGGCCATTGCAGGCCGCGATGCGATGGAGCTGGAGATTGCCAAAGAGTTCCCAGATGCGGAATACCGCGACAGCTGGGTCTGGTTCCAGTCAGGCATCAACACCGACGGCGCCCACAACCCCGTCACCGCGCGCAAGTTGGAGACAGGCGACATCTTGTCACTAAACACCTTTCCGATGATTTCCAGCTACTATGTCGCGCTGGAGCGGACGATGTTTGTCGGCGAAGTCGATGATGCATCGCTGAAGATCTGGGAGGCGAATATTGCCGCGCATGAGTACGGCATGAGCCTGCTAAAGCCCGGCGCGTCCTGCTCGGAGATCACGCACAAGATCAACGACTTCTTGCAGGAGCGGCAGTTACTGCAATACCGCACCTTTGGCTACGGCCACAGCTTTGGTATCCTGTCGCATTACTATGGCCGCGAGGCGGGACTGGAGCTGCGCGAGGATATCGACACAGTGCTGGAGCCCGGCATGGTCATCTCGATGGAGCCGATGCTGACCATCGCGAACGACCAGCTCGGTGCAGGCGGCTACCGCGAGCACGACGTGCTCATCATCACAGAGGACGGCAACGAGGACATCACCGGCTATCCCTACGGCCCGGAATTCAACGTCGTCGGCTAA
- a CDS encoding DUF1523 family protein: MVYLKWVFWGVFWAVIIGFLHYTLPQHDIARITDTYEKRVDFGENSIFWANSDSGNAAAPTNRDVFFIQAFRTNGKPMIYRNEDTGWGWPPYFKFDTSNLQAEASDLMSKRSASAAQWVSITHYGWRNEFLSIFPNAISVKPVSGPDVTIIPWFNIILLTVLAALFWGIWARWRKFRTRREKRKVDEYTEGWG; this comes from the coding sequence ATGGTCTATTTAAAATGGGTTTTCTGGGGCGTGTTTTGGGCGGTAATCATTGGATTTCTGCACTATACGTTGCCGCAGCATGACATCGCGCGCATCACCGACACCTATGAAAAGCGCGTCGATTTCGGTGAAAACTCGATCTTCTGGGCGAATTCGGATTCCGGCAATGCCGCTGCGCCGACCAATCGCGACGTATTTTTCATCCAAGCGTTTCGGACCAACGGCAAACCGATGATTTACCGCAACGAGGATACCGGCTGGGGCTGGCCGCCTTACTTCAAGTTCGACACGTCGAATTTGCAGGCCGAGGCCTCGGACCTGATGTCCAAGCGCAGCGCCAGCGCCGCCCAATGGGTGTCGATCACGCACTACGGCTGGCGCAACGAGTTCCTCTCGATTTTCCCCAACGCGATCTCGGTCAAGCCTGTCTCAGGCCCGGATGTGACGATCATCCCTTGGTTCAACATTATCTTGCTGACCGTTCTAGCCGCGCTGTTTTGGGGCATCTGGGCGCGCTGGCGCAAGTTTCGCACCCGCCGCGAGAAGCGTAAGGTCGATGAATATACCGAAGGCTGGGGCTGA
- a CDS encoding PLP-dependent aminotransferase family protein, whose product MAIPVETFFLSADGEGTLQARIQQMIAEGILSGRFAKGERLPSSRRLAAHLGVSRITVTLAYTELQANDYLAARDRSGFYVSDGAPEPSSFAPAHPVQDRIDWSRALGRRYTGGRSPEKPQDWASYPYPFLYGQSDAKLFDHANWRHCALRALGLKDFHAQATDYYDRDDPRLIEFITRHTLPRRGILAEPDEILVTMGAQNALWLTAQVLLTQRRTAVVEDPCYHGLSDILEQSRCHTHAVPVDARGLPPGDLPAEADVIFTTPSHQCPTNATMPMSRRRALLARARDMDALIVEDDYEFEMSFLNPPSPSLKSLDRDGRVIYVGSFSKSIFPGLRLGYLVGPRPFIREARALRASVLRHPPGLMQRTAAYFLSLGHYDSLIRRTSRAYADRRHVMEDALAQHGLTVAGRGLHGGSSIWMRAPEGVDIGRVAAALRTKGVLIEPGASFFHGDNPPLNFYRLAYSSIPSDKIGAGIALLADALRDAS is encoded by the coding sequence ATGGCGATCCCAGTCGAAACCTTCTTTCTCAGCGCCGATGGCGAGGGCACGCTTCAGGCGCGCATCCAGCAGATGATCGCCGAGGGCATCCTTTCGGGCCGCTTTGCCAAGGGGGAACGGCTGCCATCCTCGCGCCGCCTTGCCGCGCATCTGGGCGTCAGCCGGATTACTGTGACGCTCGCCTATACTGAATTGCAGGCAAACGATTATCTGGCCGCGCGCGATCGCTCTGGCTTTTACGTATCAGACGGCGCGCCTGAACCGTCCAGCTTTGCCCCCGCGCACCCAGTGCAGGATCGTATCGACTGGTCCCGCGCGCTAGGGCGGCGTTACACCGGGGGGCGTTCGCCGGAAAAGCCGCAGGATTGGGCGAGTTATCCCTATCCGTTTCTATATGGCCAGAGCGATGCCAAGTTGTTCGACCATGCGAATTGGCGGCACTGCGCACTCCGCGCGCTGGGCCTCAAGGATTTTCACGCGCAGGCCACTGACTACTACGACCGCGACGATCCACGCCTGATCGAATTCATTACCCGCCACACGCTGCCCCGGCGCGGCATATTGGCCGAGCCGGACGAGATATTGGTGACAATGGGGGCGCAAAACGCGCTGTGGTTGACTGCGCAGGTGCTGCTGACGCAGCGCCGTACGGCGGTGGTCGAGGACCCATGCTATCACGGTCTCAGCGATATTCTGGAGCAGTCGCGCTGTCACACGCATGCCGTCCCCGTCGACGCGCGCGGCCTGCCGCCCGGCGATTTGCCAGCCGAGGCCGACGTGATTTTCACCACGCCCAGCCACCAATGCCCGACCAATGCGACCATGCCGATGTCGCGCCGCCGTGCCCTACTGGCCCGCGCGCGGGACATGGACGCATTGATTGTCGAGGACGATTACGAGTTTGAAATGTCGTTCCTCAATCCGCCGTCGCCATCGCTGAAATCGCTGGATCGGGACGGGCGCGTCATCTACGTCGGCAGCTTTTCCAAGTCGATCTTTCCGGGTCTGCGTCTTGGGTATCTGGTCGGGCCGCGCCCATTCATACGCGAGGCGCGCGCACTGCGCGCCAGCGTGCTGCGCCACCCGCCCGGCCTGATGCAGCGCACGGCGGCGTATTTCCTCAGCCTTGGCCATTACGACAGCCTGATCCGCCGCACCTCGCGCGCCTATGCCGACCGCCGCCACGTAATGGAGGACGCACTGGCCCAGCATGGCCTGACCGTCGCAGGGCGTGGCCTGCATGGCGGATCGTCCATCTGGATGCGCGCGCCAGAGGGGGTGGATATCGGCCGCGTCGCCGCCGCTCTGCGCACCAAGGGCGTGCTGATAGAGCCGGGTGCGTCGTTCTTTCACGGCGATAACCCTCCGCTCAATTTCTACCGTCTTGCCTATTCGTCGATCCCGTCGGACAAGATCGGCGCAGGAATCGCGCTGCTTGCAGATGCCCTGCGGGATGCCAGCTAA
- the xsc gene encoding sulfoacetaldehyde acetyltransferase, producing the protein MKMTTEEAFVKTLQMHGIEHAFGIIGSAFMPISDIFPKAGITFWDCAHEGSGGMMADGYTRATGKMSMMIAQNGPGITNFVTAVKTAYWNHSPLLLVTPQAANKTLGQGGFQEVEQMAAFADMVAYQEEVRDPTRVAEVLNRVILNAKRASAPAQINMPRDFWTQVIDIDLPQIVSFERPSGGDEALAEAAELLSNAKFPVILNGAGVILGGAIDASMKLAERLDAPVCVGYQHNDAFPGSHPLFAGPLGYNGSKAAMQLIARADVVLALGTRLNPFSTLPGYGIDYWPKDAKIIQVDINPDRIGLTKKVSVGIIGDAKKVATSILSKLSGTAGDEGRKDRRNLISTTKSAWAQELSSMDHEEDDEGTTWNQRCRDDKPDWMSPRMAWRAIQAALPKDAIISSDIGNNCAIGNAYPTFEEGRKYLAPGLFGPCGYGLPSVVGAKIGCPNVPVVGFSGDGAFGIAVTELTAIGRGEWPAVTQIVFRNYQWGAEKRNSTLWYDDNFVGTELDTQVSYAGIANACGLKGVVARTMEELTDALNQAVRDQMENGVTTLIEAMINQELGEPFRRDAMKKPVAVAGIDAADMRPQTV; encoded by the coding sequence ATGAAAATGACCACCGAAGAAGCCTTCGTCAAAACCCTGCAAATGCACGGTATCGAACATGCGTTCGGCATCATTGGGTCAGCCTTCATGCCGATTTCGGATATTTTTCCGAAGGCGGGCATCACATTCTGGGACTGCGCGCATGAGGGATCGGGCGGCATGATGGCCGACGGTTATACCCGCGCGACTGGCAAGATGAGCATGATGATCGCGCAGAACGGACCGGGCATCACCAACTTTGTCACCGCTGTAAAAACCGCCTATTGGAACCACTCGCCCCTGCTGCTGGTCACACCGCAGGCGGCGAACAAGACGCTGGGGCAGGGCGGATTTCAGGAGGTGGAGCAGATGGCCGCCTTTGCCGACATGGTCGCCTACCAAGAGGAAGTGCGCGACCCCACCCGCGTCGCCGAAGTGCTGAACCGCGTGATCCTGAACGCCAAGCGCGCCAGCGCGCCCGCGCAGATCAACATGCCGCGCGATTTCTGGACGCAAGTGATTGATATCGACTTGCCGCAGATCGTCAGCTTTGAACGCCCATCAGGCGGCGACGAGGCGCTGGCAGAGGCGGCTGAGCTGCTGTCGAACGCCAAATTCCCGGTGATCCTAAACGGTGCGGGCGTTATCCTTGGCGGGGCGATCGATGCATCGATGAAGCTGGCCGAGCGTCTAGATGCGCCCGTCTGCGTGGGCTATCAGCATAATGATGCCTTCCCCGGATCGCATCCGCTGTTCGCCGGGCCGCTGGGGTATAACGGGTCCAAGGCTGCGATGCAGTTGATCGCGCGCGCCGACGTGGTTTTGGCGCTGGGCACGCGGCTGAATCCGTTTTCGACCCTACCGGGCTACGGCATCGACTATTGGCCCAAGGACGCCAAGATCATTCAGGTCGATATCAACCCAGATCGGATTGGCCTGACCAAGAAGGTCAGCGTCGGCATCATTGGTGACGCGAAAAAGGTTGCGACTTCGATCCTGTCCAAGCTGTCCGGCACCGCCGGCGACGAGGGCCGCAAGGATCGCCGCAATCTGATCTCGACGACGAAATCCGCATGGGCGCAGGAGCTGTCCTCGATGGATCATGAAGAGGATGACGAAGGCACCACATGGAATCAGCGCTGCCGCGACGACAAACCTGACTGGATGAGCCCTCGCATGGCATGGCGCGCGATACAGGCCGCCCTGCCGAAGGACGCGATCATCAGCAGTGACATCGGCAACAACTGCGCCATCGGCAATGCCTATCCGACGTTTGAGGAGGGGCGCAAATACCTCGCGCCCGGCCTTTTCGGGCCTTGCGGGTACGGCCTGCCCTCGGTCGTGGGGGCCAAGATCGGCTGCCCCAATGTGCCCGTCGTCGGCTTTTCCGGTGATGGCGCGTTCGGCATCGCGGTGACAGAGCTGACGGCTATCGGCCGCGGTGAATGGCCGGCGGTTACGCAGATCGTTTTCCGCAACTACCAGTGGGGCGCGGAAAAGCGGAACTCGACGCTTTGGTATGATGACAATTTTGTCGGCACGGAGCTGGACACACAGGTTTCCTACGCCGGAATCGCCAATGCCTGCGGGCTGAAAGGCGTCGTTGCGCGCACGATGGAGGAGCTGACGGACGCGCTGAACCAAGCGGTCAGGGACCAAATGGAAAACGGCGTGACCACCCTGATCGAGGCGATGATTAACCAAGAACTGGGCGAGCCCTTCCGCCGCGATGCTATGAAGAAACCTGTCGCCGTGGCAGGCATCGACGCTGCGGACATGCGCCCGCAAACGGTATGA
- a CDS encoding acetate/propionate family kinase: protein MISRAILVLNAGSSTIKAAVFVNGREVARAGSDAVPDHGAALSRVMADLAAQGHAIDSFAAAAHRVVHGGEALGTSARITPEVRAQIADCIPLAPLHNPHHLEVIDSIAALAPDLPQFASFDTAFHASIPEVATRYALPCTPDTRGLRRYGFHGISYAALVEALPRQTGQPLPGRLLAFHLGNGASICAIREGRSVGTTMGYSPNAGLTMGTRSGDMDPAAVLELARRLGVDAAEHLLTHASGLLGLSGDSFDMRALQASGAPGAQLAIWHFCYWSARHAGSMIAAMGGLDAIAFTGGIGENAGDIRNDILLKLKWAGDVPTHIVPAQEEAFVAREASNLMEGPEFAA from the coding sequence ATGATCTCGCGCGCCATCCTCGTCCTCAATGCCGGATCATCAACGATCAAGGCAGCGGTGTTCGTGAATGGCCGCGAGGTTGCCCGCGCGGGCAGTGATGCGGTGCCCGATCACGGTGCCGCCCTCAGCCGCGTGATGGCGGATCTGGCTGCGCAGGGCCATGCGATTGACAGCTTTGCCGCCGCCGCGCACCGCGTTGTGCATGGCGGCGAAGCGCTCGGCACCTCTGCGCGGATCACTCCGGAGGTCCGTGCGCAGATCGCGGACTGCATCCCGCTCGCGCCACTGCATAATCCGCATCATCTGGAAGTGATCGACAGCATCGCTGCACTCGCGCCGGACCTGCCGCAATTTGCCAGCTTTGACACTGCGTTTCATGCCAGCATCCCTGAGGTGGCAACGCGCTATGCCCTGCCCTGCACGCCCGACACGCGCGGTCTGCGTCGCTATGGATTTCACGGCATCAGCTATGCCGCACTTGTCGAGGCGTTGCCGCGCCAAACTGGCCAGCCGCTGCCGGGCCGCCTGTTGGCGTTCCACCTTGGAAATGGAGCGTCGATTTGCGCGATCCGCGAGGGCCGCTCTGTCGGCACCACGATGGGTTATTCGCCCAACGCTGGCCTGACCATGGGCACCCGCAGCGGCGACATGGACCCGGCGGCGGTGCTGGAGCTAGCCCGCCGCTTGGGCGTGGACGCGGCAGAGCATTTGCTGACCCACGCGTCGGGGCTACTGGGCCTTTCGGGCGACAGCTTTGACATGCGCGCGCTGCAGGCATCTGGCGCTCCCGGCGCGCAGCTGGCCATTTGGCATTTCTGTTATTGGTCCGCGCGGCACGCAGGCTCGATGATCGCGGCGATGGGCGGACTGGACGCCATCGCCTTTACCGGCGGGATCGGTGAGAATGCGGGTGACATCCGGAATGATATTCTGCTTAAACTGAAATGGGCAGGAGACGTTCCCACCCATATCGTGCCCGCGCAGGAGGAAGCCTTTGTCGCGCGGGAGGCGTCCAATCTGATGGAAGGCCCCGAATTTGCAGCATAA